A stretch of the Archangium violaceum genome encodes the following:
- a CDS encoding glycosyltransferase family 2 protein: MNALEAMGLGWVVLAGGFSAVALGRLSRRLRPVEPTRVPVLLLRPVDAPTERELENLSRPIDYAGPLEHVVLSPSRPRLPEGVRWLRSDPVTPNRKVGHLLNGLETLPRDGRVVLVVDADVAVTGALVEGLAGPVAAGAALSTAVPTPVGERGLADRAVAGLLRRTHHSFRALHVMSAGAKSVCGKALGLSGRAVAELRELADHLGEDLELSKRLHAKGLDVELCEAPAVVPMAPGTWSAALARFTRWMQVLVSHRPGLYPTVPVFFTPTWPLLALSLLAGSRWLSMGVAALLTIRTLLSWRLTVLSTPRPLGEGRGEGIWSAPVNPAVRHVALDWLLGEALLLAAFLSSLVRPSRVTWRGRTYALHSGGRMSPVWTELSGGRG, encoded by the coding sequence ATGAACGCGCTGGAGGCCATGGGCCTGGGCTGGGTGGTGCTGGCCGGGGGTTTCAGCGCGGTGGCCCTGGGCCGCCTGTCGCGACGCCTCCGTCCGGTGGAGCCCACGCGGGTCCCGGTGCTGCTGCTGCGTCCGGTGGACGCCCCCACGGAGCGGGAGCTGGAGAACCTGTCGAGACCCATCGACTACGCGGGGCCGCTGGAGCACGTGGTGCTCTCGCCTTCGAGGCCGAGGCTGCCGGAGGGCGTGCGCTGGCTGCGGAGCGACCCGGTGACACCGAACCGGAAGGTGGGGCACCTGCTGAACGGGCTGGAGACGCTGCCGCGAGACGGACGGGTGGTGCTGGTGGTGGACGCGGACGTGGCGGTGACGGGAGCGCTGGTGGAGGGCCTGGCGGGGCCGGTGGCGGCGGGGGCGGCGCTGAGCACGGCGGTGCCGACGCCGGTGGGCGAGCGGGGACTGGCGGACCGGGCGGTGGCGGGGCTGCTGCGCCGCACGCACCACAGCTTCCGGGCGTTGCACGTGATGAGCGCGGGAGCGAAGTCGGTGTGCGGCAAGGCGCTGGGGTTGAGCGGGAGGGCGGTAGCCGAGCTGAGGGAGCTGGCGGACCACCTCGGCGAGGACCTGGAGCTCTCCAAGCGGTTGCACGCGAAAGGCCTGGACGTGGAGTTGTGCGAGGCCCCGGCGGTGGTGCCGATGGCACCGGGCACGTGGAGCGCGGCGCTGGCGCGTTTCACGAGGTGGATGCAGGTCCTGGTGAGCCACCGGCCGGGGCTCTACCCGACGGTGCCGGTGTTCTTCACGCCGACGTGGCCGCTGTTGGCGTTGAGCCTGTTGGCGGGCTCGCGGTGGCTGTCGATGGGAGTCGCGGCGCTCCTGACGATACGAACCCTGTTGTCCTGGCGTCTGACGGTGCTCAGCACCCCTCGCCCCCTGGGAGAGGGACGGGGTGAGGGTATATGGAGCGCCCCCGTGAACCCCGCGGTACGCCACGTGGCACTGGACTGGCTCTTGGGCGAGGCCCTGCTACTGGCCGCGTTCCTCTCTTCGCTGGTGAGGCCGTCGCGGGTGACGTGGCGTGGGCGCACCTACGCATTGCACTCCGGGGGCCGCATGTCGCCGGTCTGGACGGAGCTGAGTGGAGGACGGGGATGA
- a CDS encoding lycopene cyclase domain-containing protein has translation MTYARFLGLFVVLPILLQLVRYRRTLSWRGLAPMGLLLVVVYAATSPWDNLAVKWGLWGFDPERIWGIKLGYLPLEEYLFFGLQTLLVGLWARERLRRVLEAPEPRKQQAPATGTREPRVDAEEVAS, from the coding sequence ATGACCTACGCACGTTTCCTGGGACTGTTCGTCGTGCTGCCCATCCTCCTGCAGTTGGTGCGCTACCGGCGCACGTTGTCGTGGAGGGGACTGGCTCCCATGGGACTGCTGCTGGTGGTGGTCTACGCGGCGACGTCGCCGTGGGACAACCTGGCGGTGAAGTGGGGGCTGTGGGGCTTCGACCCGGAGCGCATCTGGGGCATCAAGCTGGGCTACCTGCCGTTGGAGGAGTACCTCTTCTTCGGGCTGCAGACGCTGCTGGTGGGCCTGTGGGCGCGCGAGCGGCTGCGGCGGGTGCTGGAGGCGCCCGAGCCGAGGAAGCAGCAGGCGCCGGCGACCGGTACCCGCGAGCCCCGAGTGGATGCCGAGGAGGTGGCGTCATGA
- a CDS encoding lycopene cyclase domain-containing protein gives MMETRWAYLIHLMAWAVPFIVLQLAVLVHHFRGRTWAVLRAVLPPALVVGSYLAVADHLAIREGIWNFGEGKHLGVYVAGVPLEEILFFLLTSIMVSLGLTLFTVLLSRREARVP, from the coding sequence ATGATGGAGACGCGCTGGGCGTACCTCATCCACCTGATGGCGTGGGCGGTGCCCTTCATCGTGTTGCAGCTGGCGGTGCTGGTGCACCACTTCCGGGGCCGGACGTGGGCGGTGTTGCGGGCGGTGTTGCCTCCGGCGCTGGTGGTGGGCTCCTATCTGGCGGTGGCGGACCATCTGGCCATTCGCGAGGGCATCTGGAACTTCGGTGAGGGCAAGCACCTGGGCGTGTACGTGGCCGGGGTGCCGCTCGAGGAGATTCTGTTCTTCCTGCTGACGAGCATCATGGTGTCGCTGGGGCTGACGCTCTTCACGGTACTGCTGTCGCGGCGGGAGGCGCGTGTGCCGTGA
- a CDS encoding lysophospholipid acyltransferase family protein — translation MIRAAKGGLFGRVLDAYVGWKFRSAFRGLWVRGVLPGGEDARLVYVNHSNWWDGFVLHQVGRVAGWDTYCVMEEQNLERYRFLARMGAFSIRRGEWASSLETLRYAGQLLSKPRAAVCIFPEGELRPFGVLPLRLERGVELLARVGKVECLPLAIRYTFFEHERPDVLVEVGTPHPAGALARFQSELESAVRRLTEVTSLEGFTRVVSGGRGVAERWDAVRGRAPSA, via the coding sequence GTGATACGCGCGGCCAAGGGCGGACTCTTCGGGCGGGTGCTCGACGCGTATGTCGGGTGGAAGTTCCGGTCGGCGTTCCGCGGGCTGTGGGTGCGTGGGGTGCTGCCGGGAGGAGAGGACGCACGGCTCGTGTACGTGAACCACTCCAACTGGTGGGACGGCTTCGTGCTGCACCAGGTGGGCCGTGTGGCGGGCTGGGACACGTACTGCGTCATGGAGGAGCAGAACCTGGAGCGCTATCGCTTCCTGGCGCGGATGGGAGCGTTCAGCATCCGCCGGGGCGAGTGGGCCTCGTCGCTGGAGACGCTGCGCTACGCGGGCCAGTTGCTGAGCAAGCCACGGGCGGCGGTGTGCATCTTCCCGGAGGGGGAGCTGCGCCCCTTCGGGGTGCTGCCGTTGCGGCTGGAGCGCGGGGTGGAGCTGTTGGCGCGGGTGGGGAAGGTGGAGTGCCTGCCGCTGGCCATCCGCTACACCTTTTTCGAGCATGAGCGGCCGGACGTGCTGGTGGAAGTGGGGACGCCGCACCCGGCGGGGGCACTGGCGCGCTTCCAATCGGAGCTGGAGTCGGCGGTGCGCCGGCTGACGGAGGTGACGAGCCTGGAGGGCTTCACCCGGGTGGTGTCGGGAGGCAGGGGCGTGGCGGAGCGCTGGGACGCGGTGCGGGGGAGGGCGCCTTCGGCATGA
- a CDS encoding MerR family transcriptional regulator, with product MMLRIRTIARLTGIREATLRAWERRYGFPRPHRNESNYRVYTRDEVESIRRVARLISEGLAVSEAIAQVQSTPVGALPVRERLEERFWSAVMVLDGDAADRVLGEAQASMEVEPYVDTLLMPLLREMGQRLDIAREHLASALIRQRLRALLLAGDSRPDGPRVVLACPERDTHEGGLLALGLHLKRRGWRVTLLGADTPAEALHAACQQVRPELVALSSVRKRESEELRQVLQAAVEACAPTLVVVGGPGAREHLKTIFSVGAQYAESTEELVALWQQARGASNRT from the coding sequence ATGATGCTGCGCATCCGAACCATCGCCCGGCTGACGGGCATCCGCGAGGCCACGCTGCGCGCCTGGGAGCGGCGCTATGGCTTCCCGCGCCCGCACCGCAACGAGAGCAACTACCGCGTCTACACCCGCGACGAGGTGGAGAGCATCCGCCGGGTGGCGAGGCTCATCTCCGAGGGACTGGCGGTGAGCGAGGCCATCGCCCAGGTGCAATCCACTCCGGTGGGCGCGCTGCCGGTGCGCGAGCGGCTGGAGGAGCGTTTCTGGTCGGCGGTGATGGTGCTGGATGGGGACGCGGCGGACCGGGTGCTGGGCGAGGCCCAGGCCTCCATGGAGGTGGAGCCCTACGTGGACACGCTGCTCATGCCGCTGCTCAGGGAGATGGGGCAGCGGCTGGACATCGCGCGGGAGCACCTGGCCTCGGCGCTCATCCGCCAGAGACTGCGGGCCTTGTTGCTGGCGGGGGACTCGCGCCCGGACGGGCCCCGGGTGGTGCTGGCCTGTCCCGAGCGGGACACGCACGAGGGGGGTCTGCTGGCGCTGGGGCTGCACCTCAAGCGCAGGGGGTGGCGGGTGACGCTGTTGGGGGCGGACACGCCGGCGGAGGCGTTGCACGCGGCGTGTCAGCAGGTGCGACCGGAGTTGGTGGCGCTCTCCAGCGTGCGCAAGAGGGAGTCCGAGGAGCTGCGGCAGGTGTTGCAGGCCGCCGTGGAAGCGTGTGCTCCGACGCTGGTAGTGGTAGGAGGCCCTGGAGCGCGCGAGCACCTGAAGACCATCTTCAGCGTGGGGGCGCAGTACGCTGAATCCACGGAGGAGCTCGTGGCCCTCTGGCAGCAGGCGAGAGGCGCGTCGAACCGAACTTGA
- a CDS encoding MerR family transcriptional regulator yields MAERTYRIHVAAELSGVRVELIRAWERRYGVLAPKRTPSGYRVYTDRDVELLRRLKQLTEEGVSISEAATMLPQLLAELDAAQPAPAPIPEPSPANVAAWREDALAAAEALNQRRVAEVLDEVLAALSPLKAYEEVLVPLQREVGERWHAGAFSVGQEHMVSQEVRARLINLLHTSPDMGPRRAVLACFPDEQHEIGLLGAALRMRHAGISVTLLGQRTPVMEVGRLARELKADLVGLSAVTDHGVRDFEDTLSRLLAELPRGTPVWVGGTAALLHRTVCERLGVRVFESGDDWSRLLGG; encoded by the coding sequence ATGGCCGAGCGCACCTACAGAATCCACGTGGCGGCCGAGCTCTCCGGGGTGAGGGTGGAGCTGATCCGCGCCTGGGAGCGGCGCTATGGGGTGCTCGCGCCGAAGCGCACGCCCTCGGGCTACCGGGTGTACACGGACCGGGACGTGGAGTTGCTGCGCAGGCTCAAGCAGCTCACCGAGGAGGGGGTGTCCATCAGCGAGGCGGCGACGATGCTGCCGCAGCTGCTGGCGGAACTCGACGCGGCGCAACCGGCCCCGGCCCCCATCCCGGAGCCGAGCCCCGCGAACGTGGCGGCCTGGCGGGAGGATGCCCTGGCGGCGGCGGAGGCGTTGAATCAGCGGCGGGTGGCGGAGGTGTTGGACGAGGTGCTCGCGGCGCTGTCGCCGCTGAAGGCCTATGAGGAGGTGCTGGTGCCGCTGCAGCGCGAGGTGGGGGAGCGCTGGCATGCGGGGGCCTTCTCGGTGGGGCAGGAGCACATGGTTTCACAGGAGGTGCGCGCGCGGCTCATCAACCTGCTGCACACCTCGCCGGACATGGGGCCCCGGCGCGCGGTGCTGGCGTGCTTCCCGGACGAGCAGCACGAGATTGGCCTGTTGGGCGCGGCGTTGCGGATGCGGCACGCGGGCATCTCGGTCACGCTGTTGGGCCAGCGGACGCCGGTGATGGAGGTGGGCCGGCTGGCGCGCGAGCTGAAGGCGGACCTCGTGGGGCTCTCGGCGGTGACGGACCACGGGGTCCGGGACTTCGAGGACACCCTGTCCCGTCTCCTGGCGGAGCTCCCCCGGGGGACTCCGGTCTGGGTGGGGGGCACGGCGGCGCTGTTGCACCGCACGGTGTGCGAGCGGTTGGGCGTGCGCGTCTTCGAGAGCGGAGACGACTGGTCGCGGCTGCTGGGGGGATGA